A window from Toxoplasma gondii ME49 chromosome IX, whole genome shotgun sequence encodes these proteins:
- a CDS encoding hypothetical protein (encoded by transcript TGME49_210235~Predicted trans-membrane domain (TMHMM2.0):444-467:473-496) produces MSFQPQKELFVGMDDFDQQQADDMPDTVKKATHVLEYPEFAFGDVSQENIFSGVAWTREDLPLVGLTWTEPAERAYAEIFKVPSTRESPSEPSEPRRMLVQEREEIQHVKMLNAGDGAAPVRAHIERSGDFSDRCFWLRQPSRLKRSLSGNNPSVNYEPSCSRKWLQRHEQTLSCCHSETDGGALDFTSGNGSHCHRSSFQSLPGWRLTKNFSRVSHVSDQRLEDSAINVNVSGKLVSKPESMCWAQMTGGTLDCLEGLHIINQIGDGSDEEEGDSVHSQNSMEEDCVCLLPVVPLEFADAGQHSSTPARPSVDYRAPRRYSLPASSQYGRLKSLVHPRSAVPSSETACSSLRRAPDEPQTITGCSDGRCHVDEMLAANEPSNEVLRLEHFFYFMSYEDARLLFATIDYDGQGFVTREQFTRSLQDLHRDVWRYRAADEVNSQILHRIHLLLALITAPAACLLALFLFQTFLTFCVAAAVAIIYLATIAFAAPRVYRFTAVWHFLGLQHPIDLGDFVELLLPAGNEASSSASRTAAAAAEVAAAAAAAATASVAVSREGKKCPDDLETGAGGHERAMYVDGENGDEQPGMACIAAAPTAVFRGRCVKIGLREVVLRTLEENREVLRLPTVDVARCRVRNFSRSASPAHVSLQLHVFGRPGHPANVSLLAQLQRALVAFCELHPEDWRLPLPLAAVRAKRSVPGGGFLVEVNLSHRLSWDHVTRIRRARQIVCWTLSQLFGTSVELLPNTAPQMQAMMMAANDCPVSSITSSTSRGGR; encoded by the exons ATGTCTTTTCAGCCTCAAAAAGAGCTCTTCGTCGGGATGGATGACTTTGACCAACAGCAGGCCGACGATATGCCAGACACGGTTAAGAAGGCCACCCATGTACTTGAGTATCCTGAGTTTGCATTTGGCGACGTGTCGCAAGAAAATATTTTTTCGGGCGTCGCTTGGACGCGTGAGGATCTTCCGCTTGTAGGCTTGACGTGGACAGAACCAGCGGAAAGAGCGTACGCAGAGATATTTAAGGTTCCATCGACTCGTGAATCGCCATCGGAACCGTCGGAACCACGGCGTATGCTGGTgcaggagagggaagaaatcCAGCATGTCAAAATGCTGAATGCGGGTGACGGAGCAGCCCCTGTCAGGGCACACATTGAACGCAGTGGTGACTTCAGTGACCGCTGTTTTTGGTTGAGACAACCCAGCCGCTTAAAACGATCTCTGAGTGGAAACAATCCTTCCGTCAACTACGAGCCGTCATGCAGCAGGAAGTGGCTACAGAGGCATGAACAGACTCTTTCCTGCTGCCACAGTGAGACTGACGGCGGGGCTCTTGATTTCACTTCGGGCAACGGCAGTCACTGTCACCGTAGTTCTTTTCAGAGTTTGCCAGGCTGGCGTTTGACCAAGAACTTCAGCAGGGTTTCTCACGTTTCTGACCAGAGACTAGAAGACTCTGCAATTAATGTCAACGTCAGTGGCAAGCTGGTATCGAAGCCAGAGAGTATGTGCTGGGCGCAAATGACAGGTGGCACACTCGACTGCCTGGAAGGCCTCCACATCATCAATCAAATCGGTGATGGCagtgacgaggaagagggggaCTCAGTCCACTCACAAAATTCAATGGAGGAGGACTGCGTTTGTTTGCTCCCAGTCGTACCTCTTGAATTCGCTGATGCTGGCCAGCACAGCAGCACCCCCGCTCGACCCTCTGTGGATTACAGAGCACCGAGACGGTATAGTCTGCCCGCATCTTCGCAGTATGGGCGACTCAAGAGTCTCGTGCATCCACGGTCAGCGGTGCCCTCGTCCGAGACAGCTTGCAGCTCACTCCGTCGAGCACCAGATGAGCCTCAAACGATCACAGGATGTTCAGATGGTCGTTGTCATGTGGACGAAATGCTTGCAGCGAACGAACCCTCTAACGAGGTTCTCCGGCTCGAACATTTCTTCTACTTTATGAGTTACGAAGACGCAAGGCTGTTGTTTGCTACGATCGATTACGATG GACAGGGTTTCGTAACGCGCGAGCAGTTTACGCGGTCCCTTCAGGATCTTCATCGGGATGTCTGGCGATACCGCGCTGCTGATGAA GTGAATTCGCAAATTCTCCATCGCATCCACCTCTTGCTTGCTTTGATCACGGCTCCAGCGGCTTGCCTTCTGGCATTGTTCCTGTTCCAAACGTTTTTGAccttctgcgtcgctgctGCTGTGGCTATCATTTACCTAGCCACCATCGCATTCGCCG CCCCTCGTGTGTACCGCTTCACAGCTGTATGGCATTTTCTTGGGTTGCAACATCCAATTGATCTTGGTGATTTCGTGGAGCTCCTCCTTCCAGCTGGAAACgaggcttcttcgtctgcttcccgAACTGCTGCCGCGGCGGCGGAGGttgccgccgccgccgcagcagccgctACAGCGAGTGTCGCAGTCTCCCGTGAAGGCAAGAAGTGTCCTGACGATCTGGAGACCGGCGCTGGAGGACATGAAAGGGCCATGTACGTGGACGGAGAGAATGGTGATGAACAGCCCGGCATGGCTTGCATCGCGGCTGCACCTACTGCAGTCTTTCGGGGTCGATGTGTAAAGATTGGCCTACGAGAAGTTGTTCTGCGCACGCTTGAAGAAAACCGTGAAGTT CTTCGTCTACCTACGGTGGATGTGGCTCGTTGCCGAGTGCGTAATTTCTCCCGATCTGCATCACCAGCACATGTGTCACTGCAGCTGCATGTTTTTGGGCGGCCGGGTCACCCAGCGAACGTGTCCCTTCTCGCACAACTCCAG CGAGCGCTCGTAGCCTTCTGCGAGTTGCACCCCGAAGACtggcgtctccctcttccatTGGCAGCAGTGCGGGCCAAGCGCAGCGTTCCCGGAGGTGGCTTTCTG GTTGAAGTGAATCTCTCGCACCGCTTATCTTGGGACCATGTGACGAGGATTCGGCGAGCGCGGCAAATCGTGTGCTG GACTCTATCTCAACTATTTGGTACCAGTGTTGAACTTTTACCCAATACAGCTCCACAGATGCAGGCCATGATGATGGCCGCGAACGACTGCCCCGTCAGCAGTATAACGTCTTCTACAAGCAGGGGAGGCCGATGA
- a CDS encoding hypothetical protein (encoded by transcript TGME49_210245~Predicted trans-membrane domain (TMHMM2.0):598-621:627-650:705-728:740-763): MRSVSTINKQQRAKSHRDVTASRLRSKLVSRTPGSSLTAHHYQVSSQSAGDSEKSPPFLCYPDIDMYLPGEQSRSASLAGPSPSLAERPVELGLPDADPNAVPGIRGTRSSLSLPLPSRYSHLEPTLAYHGDVAAAEAAANAALAVAEAAAEEASAAAAEAEAAANVAEEEAAAEEAAAAAAQHAFAAAAAGLDPATAAATAAAAAAASVGDDPALAAAAAAAAAAAAAAAYGGISSMPPDLQRKQQMQPRYGQQSQQVFRNKEIRNSGALPSQVEITNSKETGCRDSCMAVGHVCVSPTTLSQQQSACREMNLEGHSDDVEEDSPEYQNEDEQNAELRPWHVQQAKFLKECQAQFEEQRDQLRLQKEQHEQLLERHRQAHEQIRAVLADVRVVQGNVEQQQLQLRQQTEQTASVVAAAAQAAEEASEKAAAAAAAAAATAAAAESIKTRTAAAGCNHAIDAHKGEHVARDKARHDPENPDPIICRLLSLLAAEKEIDAFHPPEALIDDDERSDLGSYVQLLLADEDDDGVCMRTSTRTDFLSKQARQQTELNGGSRQFRRWKEIGKLTEAQTDMPVASPIPLHRPSRRAQPCRGCTCWALCWLMGMVAAATTVVLPLFFPELLLALPIYFWALALAAMLLLFSFFWGAGKIGELIVLTFEAEKTSRRGAKTPSGNVFRKCLHPGGTSTVACLTGLLLLHSAAERIVTAMAVGATAAAAVPQVFWWCSIMLRLGLVASVEYLLRQLVLSLIFLHLLASRASLLVGTTLRLTAFARLVPSLSAMNMRCKAQGDSAHKPLDPECNTSPQKERPAERCHSTIRRKDRRGLYGLPFDPILPLFPPPKHLTRFIDDAEGSDTQKLSFIDSLRVRVAPEERQETTAKKAATTEEKNAVSVSSHSRPADICRSEVTTIVPRNRPSWCPACFSVCLKGRRGKRNGALSLVSIQDTRCTDATALSQAPNESALSSNAFLAPSTTGVTSAVETVGEGSCATCTPSGVAVRPQAKLPIVDCHRRLQQSNRLDAPGFSVMQLPPPQLSGQWRRSALNKTSEGHHLSRLPPFLSSDAEGLSRVQADPSAVAFRQIPTIGVRLASPRHQQQDACPGSESDSGRSAVWKSCVDASKRPHTQADQTDDLATMMRSSDSKIYLLPPPALGPSGESWESRPSGRLCGSGASTSYSLASNLVSSDRREGTSCSDHADGRGGQHGNCSIQQPISPVSSTQRAGGMTEMSGDRTVQQLEKTRRHSTRHMSAAHRFVHHDIDGFAVSETPSSSGTHARFEDSIDTKHASYASNTTNEEDDMERRATEKATLIYTFTHGSTFPCSPKLNISDGGVSSPTSTSRSSGGACIIVQNTDQQKRRLCHSRSHTNSGSDVCVSSDLRITVSSDNGSLNNGASRCSRPTSFFRCAQRIAKFTFERWPGLSLTMKSRRLPASLFWRRPLRFNPNAALTPKASQLSEDCTIGHGNCVSAQVNSMEEYPANAIKHYIRVPLRQDSPRSICNGLSPIPAHFDASRCPDLSRTSENGGTFVTTLPTKSAVATDQERGGIDYADDQRDAEQEGTSSGSVSLPDASDSGDDDDRRLSWSSALPLWNCTLHETFARGHETSDPTHSTSHHQLHPQPSEPGRLSAPSMTRVTELFPDGPGPACRSTHGNTLNRVRPSFSDHSLVSVQSLDCVGNDANDSPLSSLSSNSSIHSAVDVLEPDTLVTRIRSRALHSSNRILTPSWTGHYGSGQGTWETSASSVSFVIDTEGRKPSGDKANVDSSSFSSSWSADLQQPLHFTERRHESCAEKRIPTNPSAEIREPSSSSSGGFSRKGMAIASLQEQIAATNLRQDIEERKMVSSSVRSTEASVIPQDFDRRRVGNADKHSGEICKYLVDPKEFTAPILRGRVDQGQLRHKPLVSDLRGHGARQQRASTLCSKVDASQAGTFDPRRSQLESGIFTLYRMHCFLRFQRHIVLHVGGSTRLIQTTRELHYAAISLFDELLQFHRIQQCAQKQKPCEEPSLLSGCDVSTLTPISTPAERNRSSRHFCGDSDNGGCFGMTPLDAFSAIPVHRRTSAAAAAAAAMRQSQNYSTGICSDTGNTVKQGHHQHVVDEERTWSVGRSREQWGICRQDHRAVDHSAMLHRSKSPQKHVPRFAEEALHFASPTECRSVAFTTTIECLRQSVQLPRDREASHFFRREVIEGPLLSAQCRPLFTEDPRLIWRSSRECHPPRAIQDGYKEVHDVERHNPLSGIALQSERTNHNRGSLSRRKNWKVDAGRGTGKIPSPSQDCQEANCRIYEEVSASQEKVDGQLPEHRSSEDTVTPGRPPEGLSSSLFCQRILGRAPKTVPRLVLDVATRETPDASSGWTPFFFTGPNAGTCLLPVPSTSQSSNAQKRKNDSSLSRPQVAYRLAAINFPCSQFSVASLCHSIKRGSGNNEQAPSLLESLSKQDNGVTSRLPQQRRAPGRFRTPLMKKIGEFETPCSPASLSSSRGEGDAGNSHTGAGFLPFSSGANRFVKHINWPVSADPGTNARRHCTILGGSEKNQIRASSPTSHHGCFEIGTEGHRETVAACRYAWQDETIHVGNAYNVESQAFRPQSGVLVAAKEVGLQADSASASKCKRSLTNDAIGICSHAIQHFCPYHPPLLSIAA; the protein is encoded by the exons ATGAGGAGTGTGTCGACCATCAACAAGCAGCAAAGAGCAAAGTCACACAGGGATGTTACTGCTTCACGCTTACGCAGCAAGCTTGTGTCACGGACGCCTGGCTCATCGCTGACAGCTCACCACTATCAGGTGTCCTCCCAGTCTGCGGGAGATTCTGAGAAGTCGCCACCTTTCTTGTGTTACCCTGATATCGATATGTATCTCCCGGGGGAGCAGAGCCGCTCAGCTTCCCTTGCTGGcccttcgccgtctcttgCGGAGAGACCAGTCGAACTGGGGTTGCCGGATGCAGACCCCAATGCTGTTCCTGGAATTAGGGGAactcgttcttctttgtccCTTCCACTGCCGTCACGATACTCGCACCTTGAACCTACTCTTGCCTACCACGGGGACGTCGCCGCAGCTGAAGCCGCCGCCAACGCTGCACTTGCAGTGGCAGAAGCggctgctgaagaagcatccgcagcagcagcagaagccgaAGCCGCTGCAAATGTtgcagaggaggaggcagcaGCTGAAGAGGCAGCCGCAGCTGCGGCTCAACATGCCTTTGCCGCTGCGGCAGCAGGGTTGGACCCGGCAACGGCGGCTGCAACGGCAGCggcagccgctgctgcctctgtAGGAGACGATCCAGCActtgctgcagctgcagccgcagctgctgccgcggCGGCCGCCGCGGCGTACGGGGGCATTAGCTCCATGCCACCAGATCTTCAGCGAAAACAACAAATGCAACCCCGGTATGGGCAACAGTCTCAGCAGGTCTTCAGGAACAAAGAAATTCGCAACAGTGGTGCACTCCCCTCACAAGTAGAGATTACCAATTCAAAGGAAACTGGATGTCGAGATTCGTGTATGGCTGTCGGCCATGTGTGCGTTTCGCCGACAACGTTGAGTCAGCAgcagagcgcatgcagagaaatgAACTTGGAAGGCCACAGTGACGATGTAGAGGAGGACAGTCCAGAATATCAAAACGAAGACGAGCAAAACGCAGAGCTGCGCCCTTGGCATGTGCAGCAAGCGAAATTTCTCAAGGAATGTCAAGCACAATTCGAAGAGCAACGGGACCAATTGCGCTTGCAGAAGGAGCAACACGAGCAACTCCTTGAGCGACATCGGCAGGCTCACGAGCAGATACGAGCGGTACTCGCTGACGTACGAGTTGTACAAGGTAATGTGGAACAACAACAGTTGCAGCTTAGGCAGCAAACAGAACAAACCGCATCGGTAgtggctgctgctgcacaggctgctgaagaagcgagcgaaAAAGCAGCGGCtgccgcagcagctgccgcgGCGACAGCGGCCGCCGCGGAGTCTATCAAAACGAGGACAGCGGCAGCGGGCTGCAACCACGCCATTGACGCTCATAAAGGAGAGCATGTGGCGCGCGACAAGGCTCGGCATGACCCAGAAAATCCGGATCCCATTATTTGTagacttctgtctcttctggcAGCCGAGAAAGAAATTG ATGCATTTCACCCCCCCGAGGCGCTTATCGATGACGATGAAAGGTCAGACCTTGGATCGTACGTTCAACTGCTCTTAGCCGACGAAGATGACGACGGAGTGTGCATGCGGACGAGTACACGTACCGATTTCCTTTCAAAACAAGCGCGACAGCAGACCGAACTCAACGGTGGTAGTCGTCAATTCAGACGGTGGAAAGAAATCGGGAAACTGACAGAGGCGCAGACGGATATGCCTGTGGCATCCCCCATCCCACTGCACCGGCCGTCTCGACGCGCACAACCTTGCCGCGGTTGTACCTGTTGGGCTCTGTGCTG GTTGATGGGTATGGTCGCAGCCGCGACAACAGTCGTGctgcctcttttctttccagaaCTTCTGCTTGCCCTGCCCATCTACTTTTGGGCACTGGCACTGGCTGCAatgctccttctcttctcttttttctggggagCAGGCAA AATAGGCGAGCTCATCGTTTTGACCTTTGAGGCTGAAAAAACGAGTCGTCGAGGTGCAAAGACACCTTCCGGAAACGTGTTCCGCAAATGCT TACACCCAGGTGGAACATCCACTGTGGCGTGCTTAACGGGCCTTTTGCTGCTGCACTCCGCAGCTGAAAGAATAGTCACAGCCATGGCTGTCGGAGCCACCGCAGCTGCCGCGGTTCCTCAAGTTTTCTGGTGGTGCAGCATTATGCTTCGGCTTGGGCTTGTGGCGTCAGTAGAG TATTTGCTCCGCCAACTCGTTCTATCGCTCATTTTCTTACATCTATTGGCTTCGAGAGCATCCCTTTTGGTCGGAACAACACTCCGATTGACTGCATTTGCTCGCCTAGTTCCCTCCCTTTCAGCGATGAATATGCGATGCAAAGCGCAAGGTGATAGCGCGCACAAGCCTCTTGATCCAGAGTGCAATACGAGCccacagaaggagaggccTGCTGAGCGATGTCACTCGACAATACGGCGCAAAGACAGACGGGGCCTGTATGGCCTCCCTTTCGACCCCatcctccctctctttcccccTCCCAAGCATCTTACGCGGTTCATCGATGATGCCGAAGGTTCAGATACACAGAAGCTGTCTTTCATTGATTCCCTGCGTGTTCGGGTAGCGCCGGAGGAACGACAAGAAACAACCGCAAAGAAGGCTGCTActacagaagaaaaaaacgcagtgtctgtttcgtctcaTTCTCGTCCGGCGGATATCTGCAGAAGCGAGGTCACAACAATAGTTCCACGGAACAGGCCATCCTGGTGTCCTGCCTGCTTCAGCGTGTGCCTGAAAGGAAGACGCGGGAAGCGGAATGGTGCTCTCTCGTTGGTTAGTATACAAGACACACGATGTACGGATGCAACGGCGCTAAGCCAAGCCCCCAATGAATCGGCTCTTTCGTCCAACGCGTTTCTTGCCCCGTCCACCACCGGTGTAACTTCTGCGGTAGAAACTGTCGGCGAAGGAAGCTGCGCTACATGCACTCCCTCCGGTGTTGCTGTAAGACCACAAGCGAAGCTCCCCATAGTAGACTGTCACAGGCGTCTACAACAGTCTAACCGGCTCGATGCGCCGGGCTTCTCAGTTATGCAGCTGCCGCCTCCTCAGTTGTCTGGTCAATGGCGTCGCTCGGCTCTCAACAAGACTTCAGAGGGTCATCacctttcgcgtcttcctccatttctttcAAGTGACGCCGAAGGTCTGTCGCGGGTGCAGGCCGACCCATCAGCTGTTGCTTTTCGTCAGATTCCAACAATTGGAGTCAGGCTTGCAAGTCCTCGACACCAGCAGCAAGATGCATGCCCTGGCTCCGAAAGCGACTCCGGTCGTTCAGCTGTGTGGAAGTCATGTGTCGATGCCAGCAAAAGACCACACACACAAGCGGATCAGACTGATGATTTAGCCACCATGATGCGCAGTTCTGATTCGAAAATatatcttcttcctccgccaGCGTTGGGGCCATCTGGTGAGTCATGGGAAAGTAGGCCGTCAGGCCGGCTGTGTGGCTCTGGTGCAAGCACATCGTACAGCTTAGCAAGCAATTTAGTTTCGTCCGATCGGCGAGAAGGCACTTCCTGCAGCGACCACGCCGACGGCAGAGGTGGACAACATGGAAACTGTAGCATTCAACAACCTATCTCACCAGTCAGCTCCACTCAGCGCGCTGGTGGCATGACAGAGATGAGCGGGGACCGAACTGTGCAGCAACTCGAAAAAACCCGGAGGCACTCCACCCGGCATATGTCGGCTGCTCACCGTTTCGTACACCACGACATTGATGGTTTCGCTGTGTCTGAGACCCCAAGCAGCAGCGGGACTCATGCGAGGTTCGAAGACAGCATCGACACAAAGCATGCATCATATGCATCCAACACAaccaacgaagaagacgatatggagaggcgagcgacagaaaaagcaacGCTCATTTACACCTTCACTCATGGATCTACATTCCCTTGTTCCCCGAAACTCAATATAAGTGATGGCGGAGTAAGCAGTCCGACCAGTACCAGCCGTAGCAGTGGTGGTGCCTGCATAATTGTCCAAAACACAGACCAACAAAAACGAAGGTTATGCCACTCGAGGAGCCACACTAATAGTGGCAGCGACGTCTGCGTGAGTTCTGACTTGCGTATTACGGTCAGTTCGGACAATGGAAGCCTTAACAACGGAGCCAGTCGCTGCTCTAGACCTAcgtctttttttcgatgTGCGCAGCGCATCGCAAAGTTTACATTTGAGAGGTGGCCAGGCCTGTCGTTGACCATGAAAAGTCGAAGACTCCCAGCCAGTCTTTTTTGGAGAAGGCCTCTCCGTTTCAATCCGAACGCAGCGCTTACGCCAAAAGCTTCCCAGCTGTCTGAGGACTGTACGATCGGCCACGGAAACTGCGTGTCAGCACAAGTCAATTCCATGGAAGAATATCCTGCAAATGCAATCAAGCATTACATTAGAGTGCCTCTTCGTCAAGACAGTCCCCGATCTATCTGCAATGGTCTGTCACCTATCCCAGCACACTTCGATGCCTCACGCTGCCCGGACCTTTCCAGGACGTCGGAAAACGGAGGCACTTTCGTCACAACACTACCGACAAAGTCAGCGGTCGCCACTGaccaagagagaggcggaatCGACTATGCTGATGACCAACGTGACGCAGAACAAGAAGGCACCTCGTCAGGGTCTGTTAGCCTGCCTGATGCAAGTGACTCAGGTGATGATGATGATCGGCGCCTTTCCTGGTCTTCGGCATTGCCGCTGTGGAACTGCACACTCCACGAGACATTCGCGCGAGGTCATGAAACGTCAGATCCTACACATTCAACAAGTCATCATCAACTACATCCTCAACCAAGCGAGCCTGGAAGGCTCTCTGCGCCATCAATGACGAGAGTTACTGAGCTTTTTCCGGATGGGCCTGGCCCCGCTTGCAGGTCTACCCACGGAAACACCTTGAACCGAGTTCGGCCTTCTTTCAGTGATCACAGTCTCGTTTCGGTGCAGTCCTTAGACTGTGTAGGCAACGACGCGAATGACAGTCCGTtgtcatctctctcttccaatTCCAGCATACACTCAGCGGTCGACGTGCTAGAACCCGATACTCTTGTCACACGGATAAGGAGCCGTGCTTTGCACTCCAGTAATAGGATACTCACTCCCAGTTGGACAGGTCATTATGGAAGTGGACAAGGCACATGGGAAACTTCTGCGTCATCTGTTTCTTTTGTAATTGACACAGAGGGTCGTAAACCATCAGGAGACAAAGCTAATGTTGACAGTAGCAGCTTTAGCTCTTCCTGGTCTGCCGATCTCCAGCAGCCACTGCACTTCACCGAGCGGCGTCACGAGAGTTGCGCTGAAAAAAGAATACCGACGAACCCGTCAGCAGAAATACGTGaaccttcctcttcttccagtgGAGGATTTTCTAGAAAAGGCATGGCAATTGCTTCCCTTCAGGAGCAAATAGCTGCTACAAACCTACGACAGGATATCGAGGAGCGTAAGATGGTGTCATCTTCTGTAAGATCTACTGAGGCTTCTGTAATTCCTCAAGATTTTGACCGTCGCCGCGTTGGGAATGCAGACAAACACTCTGGGGAAATTTGCAAATACCTGGTGGATCCGAAAGAATTTACCGCTCCGATTTTGCGGGGGAGGGTCGACCAGGGTCAACTTCGACATAAACCGCTGGTCTCGGACCTCCGGGGGCACGGTGCTAGGCAGCAGAGGGCATCAACTTTGTGCAGCAAGGTGGATGCTTCGCAGGCAGGCACCTTCGATCCTCGGCGGAGTCAGCTGGAAAGTGGCATTTTCACTCTTTATCGGATGCACTGTTTCCTACGATTCCAGCGGCACATCGTACTTCACGTGGGCGGCAGCACTCGACTGATCCAGACTACGCGTGAGCTTCACTATGCTGCAATTTCGCTATTCGACGAGCTTCTTCAGTTTCACCGAATACAGCAATGCGCACAGAAACAAAAGCCCTGTGAGGAGCCATCGCTACTGTCTGGTTGTGATGTGTCCACCTTGACACCCATATCTACACCTGCAGAGCGAAATAGAAGCAGCAGGCATTTCTGCGGCGACAGTGACAACGGTGGATGTTTCGGAATGACCCCCCTTGATGCATTCAGTGCAATTCCCGTGCACCGAAGGACCTCTGcagcggcggctgcggctgcAGCTATGCGACAGAGTCAGAATTATTCTACTGGAATATGTTCGGATACTGGCAACACCGTGAAGCAGGGACACCACCAACATGTGGTTGACGAAGAGAGGACCTGGAGTGTAGGACGAAGTCGGGAACAGTGGGGAATCTGTAGGCAGGACCATCGAGCGGTTGATCATTCAGCAATGCTCCATCGATCCAAAAGCCCTCAAAAACACGTCCCACGTTTTGCTGAGGAGGCTCTACATTTCGCTTCACCGACTGAGTGTCGCTCCGTGGCATTCACGACAACAATAGAATGCCTTCGGCAATCGGTCCAGCTACCTCGTGACCGGGAGGCAAGCCATTTCTTTAGGAGAGAAGTGATTGAGGGGCCGCTTCTCAGCGCTCAATGTCGCCCTCTTTTTACAGAAGACCCACGACTAATATGGAGATCCTCACGTGAGTGTCATCCCCCCCGGGCAATCCAAGACGGTTACAAAGAGGTCCACGATGTCGAAAGGCACAACCCACTCTCGGGAATAGCACTACAATCTGAGAGAACAAATCACAACAGAGGAAGCCTCTCACGGAGAAAAAATTGGAAGGTTGATGCCGGCCGAGGTACTGGCAAAATACCATCGCCATCGCAGGACTGCCAGGAGGCTAACTGCCGCATCTACGAAGAAGTGTCTGCATCACAGGAGAAGGTAGACGGGCAATTGCCCGAGCATAGGTCCTCTGAAGACACGGTTACACCAGGGCGACCGCCTGAAGgtctttcttcatctctgtTCTGCCAACGCATCCTTGGTCGCGCACCCAAGACGGTCCCGCGACTTGTGCTTGATGTTGCAACGAGGGAAACACCTGATGCGTCCAGCGGGTGGACACCATTCTTCTTTACAGGGCCAAATGCAG GAACGTGTCTGTTGCCGGTACCTTCGACATCTCAGTCTTCCAACGCACAAAAACGTAAGAACGACTCCTCTTTGAGTCGCCCTCAGGTGGCCTACCGCTTGGCAGCGATAAATTTTCCTTGTTCGCAATTTTCTGTTGCAAGCCTATGCCACTCGATTAAGCGCGGGAGTGGTAACAATGAGCAGGCACCGTCTCTGCTGGAATCTTTGTCTAAGCAAGACAATGGAGTCACGTCACGTCTGCCACAGCAGAGGCGCGCCCCGGGTAGGTTCCGAACACCGCTGATGAAGAAGATAGGCGAGTTCGAAACGCCGTGCTCCCCCGCTTCTTTATCCTCTAGCCGCGGTGAAGGAGACGCTGGCAATTCTCATACAGGTGCCGGATTCTTGCCGTTTTCTTCCGGGGCCAACCGGTTTGTGAAGCATATAAATTGGCCAGTGTCAGCAGATCCAGGGACCAATGCTCGGAGACACTGCACCATTTTGGGTGGCTCCGAAAAAAACCAAATCCGTGCTTCGTCACCGACAAGTCATCATGGTTGCTTCGAGATTGGTACTGAAGGACACCGCGAGACTGTCGCTGCGTGCCGCTACGCCTGGCAAGATGAGACGATACATGTCGGAAACGCATATAACGTGGAGTCTCAAGCTTTTCGTCCGCAGTCGGGCGTCCTGGTCGCTGCCAAAGAGGTAGGCCTGCAAGCCGACTCTGCTTCCGCAAGCAAGTGCAAGCGTTCGTTAACCAATGACGCTATCGGCATTTGCTCACACGCGATTCAGCATTTTTGCCCCTATCATCCACCGCTTCTTTCGATTGCAGCGTGA